A region from the Natronoarchaeum mannanilyticum genome encodes:
- a CDS encoding sulfatase has translation MPVIHIDVDSLRPDHVGAYGYEGDTTPNVDEIAADAVQFENAYAANSPCMPSRAGTLTGRYGIHNGVASHGPQARAINSPHHRSDGAYHPDWRTLPESLFHERIATGAVSSFPRHPAPWFYQLWHEFYQPQEPPGDGEYFQTPRGADVTDLALDFLDDHAGEEFYLYVQYWDPHAPYNRTDEEVAAFADPPMPPHPTEAQIAEHREWDRWRSASEQGISDRDDLAALLAEYDAEIRHVDRQIGRLAAFLKDRGLYEDSLVIVTADHGEEFGEHGLYREHWSTHDGTQRIPLLVKPPADADVSPGARDHLVTNVDLAPTVADYLGVERPARWQGRSLRPAVADAGAESREFVVVDHGLYTAQRAVRTERWKLVRTYHPGQWADRLPEVALYDVIDDPWEQDDISDEHPDVVDELAETMAVWAEEHVGREEDALKETARIGPAGLEWA, from the coding sequence ATGCCGGTCATCCACATCGACGTCGACTCGCTCCGGCCGGACCACGTCGGAGCGTACGGGTACGAGGGCGACACGACGCCGAACGTCGACGAAATCGCCGCGGACGCCGTTCAATTCGAGAACGCCTACGCCGCGAACTCCCCGTGTATGCCCTCCAGGGCGGGAACGCTCACCGGTCGCTACGGCATCCACAACGGGGTCGCCTCGCACGGTCCGCAGGCCCGGGCGATCAACTCCCCGCACCACCGGTCGGACGGCGCGTACCACCCCGACTGGCGGACGCTGCCAGAGTCGCTGTTCCACGAGCGGATCGCGACGGGCGCGGTCTCCTCGTTCCCCCGCCATCCGGCGCCGTGGTTCTACCAGCTCTGGCACGAGTTCTACCAGCCCCAGGAGCCGCCGGGCGACGGCGAGTACTTCCAGACGCCCCGCGGCGCGGACGTCACCGATCTCGCCCTCGACTTTCTCGACGATCACGCCGGCGAGGAGTTCTACCTGTACGTCCAGTACTGGGACCCTCACGCGCCGTACAACAGGACCGACGAGGAGGTCGCCGCGTTCGCCGATCCGCCGATGCCGCCCCACCCGACGGAGGCGCAGATTGCCGAACACCGCGAGTGGGACCGGTGGCGGTCGGCGTCCGAGCAGGGGATATCGGACCGCGACGACCTCGCGGCGCTGCTCGCCGAGTACGACGCGGAGATCCGCCACGTCGACCGACAGATCGGTCGGTTGGCCGCGTTCCTGAAGGATCGGGGGCTCTACGAGGACTCGCTCGTGATCGTCACCGCCGATCACGGCGAGGAGTTCGGCGAGCACGGGCTCTACCGCGAGCACTGGAGCACGCACGACGGCACCCAGCGGATCCCTCTGCTCGTCAAACCGCCCGCCGACGCCGACGTCTCGCCGGGCGCCCGCGATCACCTGGTGACGAACGTCGATCTCGCGCCGACCGTCGCCGACTACCTCGGCGTCGAACGCCCGGCGCGGTGGCAGGGTCGGTCGCTGCGGCCGGCGGTCGCAGACGCGGGAGCGGAGAGCCGGGAGTTCGTCGTCGTCGACCACGGGCTGTACACCGCCCAGCGCGCGGTGCGGACCGAGCGCTGGAAGCTCGTCCGGACGTATCACCCCGGCCAGTGGGCCGATCGGCTCCCGGAGGTCGCGCTCTACGACGTGATCGACGATCCGTGGGAGCAAGACGACATCTCCGACGAGCATCCCGACGTGGTCGACGAACTCGCCGAGACGATGGCGGTCTGGGCCGAGGAACACGTCGGCCGCGAGGAAGACGCCCTGAAGGAGACGGCGCGGATCGGTCCCGCCGGGCTGGAGTGGGCCTGA
- a CDS encoding serine/threonine-protein kinase RIO2, whose protein sequence is MVQNVAGVLPELEPEDFHLLSGIEQGMRFSEWVAKEKIPKFSRLTAEEVDYRIDRCLDRDLIERKTIQYEGYTLKFEGYDALALHSFAERDTISGFGASLGVGKESDVYEVQSYEPMALKYHREGYTNFREVMKERDYTSDRDHVSWLYTARKAAEREFESLEALYPQVSVPRPIGQNRHAIVMEKIDGVELSRTKLEDDQVRPVLGLILREMRDAYDEGRVHADMSEYNVFVSEDGITIFDWPQAIPTDHENAEEFLERDVENIVGYFRRKYPQLVGDADVEALGAALADGSYDSVGEFVDE, encoded by the coding sequence ATGGTGCAGAACGTCGCCGGGGTGTTGCCCGAGCTCGAGCCCGAGGACTTCCACCTCCTGTCGGGGATCGAGCAGGGGATGCGCTTCTCGGAGTGGGTCGCCAAGGAGAAGATCCCGAAGTTCTCCCGGCTGACGGCCGAGGAGGTCGACTACCGGATCGACCGGTGTCTCGACCGGGACCTGATCGAGCGCAAGACCATCCAGTACGAGGGCTACACCCTCAAGTTCGAGGGGTACGACGCGCTGGCGCTGCACAGCTTCGCCGAGCGCGACACGATTTCGGGCTTCGGCGCGTCGCTCGGCGTCGGCAAGGAAAGCGACGTCTACGAGGTCCAGTCCTACGAACCGATGGCGCTGAAGTACCACCGCGAGGGGTACACCAACTTCCGCGAGGTGATGAAAGAGCGCGATTACACGTCCGACCGCGACCACGTTTCGTGGCTCTACACCGCGCGGAAGGCCGCCGAGCGCGAGTTCGAGTCGCTGGAGGCGCTGTACCCCCAGGTCTCGGTGCCCCGTCCGATCGGCCAGAACCGTCACGCCATCGTGATGGAGAAGATCGACGGCGTCGAGCTCTCGCGGACCAAACTCGAAGACGACCAAGTCCGGCCGGTGCTGGGGCTGATCCTCCGGGAGATGCGCGACGCGTACGACGAGGGGCGGGTTCACGCCGACATGAGCGAGTACAACGTGTTCGTCTCCGAGGACGGGATCACGATCTTCGACTGGCCCCAGGCGATCCCGACCGACCACGAAAATGCGGAAGAGTTCCTGGAGCGAGACGTCGAGAACATCGTGGGCTACTTCCGTCGGAAGTATCCCCAGCTCGTCGGCGACGCGGACGTCGAGGCGCTGGGGGCGGCGCTGGCCGACGGGTCGTACGACTCCGTCGGGGAGTTCGTCGACGAGTAG
- a CDS encoding DUF7344 domain-containing protein gives MRSNAGSESEAVFECLAEKRRRDVVAALRGRGAASLRELADSIADPNDRTERVELELHHRHLPKLADAGLAEYDPDDRTIEPSEGTAAADVVARTVEQCGALCPDAEPTRSDRARLE, from the coding sequence ATGCGTTCGAACGCCGGTTCCGAGTCCGAAGCCGTCTTCGAGTGCCTCGCCGAGAAACGGCGACGTGACGTCGTCGCGGCGCTTCGAGGCCGCGGTGCGGCGTCGCTGCGCGAACTCGCGGATTCGATCGCCGACCCGAACGACAGAACGGAGCGCGTCGAACTCGAACTCCACCACCGCCACTTGCCGAAGCTGGCCGACGCGGGGCTCGCGGAGTACGATCCGGACGATCGTACGATCGAACCGTCCGAGGGGACCGCTGCGGCGGACGTCGTCGCACGGACCGTAGAACAGTGCGGGGCGCTGTGTCCGGACGCCGAGCCGACGCGGAGCGACCGCGCGCGACTCGAGTGA
- a CDS encoding aldolase produces the protein MTVPADSPIARDGKSIILAHDHGLEHGPGAFAGVEDRLDPSTVFDMATHDAVTAFAVQKGLAEQYYPSYDDQVNLLAKCNGSSSLWMGEPYSPQTWSVEYAAEMGADAIGYTVYPGTNTEPQMFEDFQEVQEEAREEGLPVAMWSYPRGQAIKEHRKPETIAYATRIGLELGADLVKVKYPRSGEAMEWAVDAAGNTNVVLSGGSKTSDYEFLSTVETAMDAGASGLAVGRNVWQRDDPTAILDALEKVVYEGQSAEDALEE, from the coding sequence ATGACTGTGCCCGCAGACTCCCCGATCGCCCGCGACGGCAAATCGATCATCCTCGCACACGACCACGGCCTGGAACACGGCCCCGGCGCGTTCGCCGGCGTCGAGGACCGTCTCGATCCGTCGACGGTGTTCGACATGGCGACCCACGACGCCGTGACGGCGTTCGCGGTCCAGAAGGGGTTGGCCGAGCAGTACTACCCCTCCTACGACGACCAGGTGAACCTCCTCGCGAAATGTAACGGCTCCAGCAGCCTCTGGATGGGCGAACCCTACTCGCCCCAGACGTGGTCCGTCGAGTACGCCGCGGAGATGGGCGCCGACGCCATCGGCTACACGGTGTACCCCGGCACGAACACCGAGCCCCAGATGTTCGAGGACTTCCAGGAAGTCCAGGAAGAGGCCCGCGAGGAGGGGCTTCCGGTCGCGATGTGGTCGTACCCCCGCGGGCAGGCGATCAAGGAGCACCGCAAGCCCGAGACGATCGCGTACGCGACGCGGATCGGCCTCGAACTCGGCGCCGACCTGGTCAAGGTGAAGTACCCTCGCAGCGGCGAGGCCATGGAGTGGGCCGTCGACGCGGCGGGTAACACCAACGTCGTCCTCAGCGGCGGCTCGAAGACCAGCGACTACGAGTTCCTTTCGACCGTGGAGACGGCGATGGACGCCGGCGCGAGCGGCCTCGCGGTCGGCCGCAACGTCTGGCAGCGCGACGACCCCACCGCGATCCTCGACGCCCTCGAGAAGGTCGTCTACGAGGGTCAGTCCGCCGAGGACGCTCTCGAAGAGTAA
- a CDS encoding PTS fructose transporter subunit IIB, translated as MKFVAVTACPTGIAHSQMAAENLETTAEERGHEIHVEVQGAMGTENEIPSDAIAEADAVLIAADTSVQTDRFDGKVVVKGSVKDGVNDAGGLIDEAIERVEGDADAASAEDAGAAGDEADADDAADGSATSDDAAAASSADEPTADAGSRSADRSSDGGLVARLKKLFS; from the coding sequence ATGAAATTCGTAGCCGTCACAGCGTGTCCGACCGGCATCGCGCACAGCCAGATGGCCGCCGAGAACTTAGAGACCACCGCCGAGGAACGCGGCCACGAGATCCACGTCGAGGTCCAGGGCGCCATGGGAACCGAAAACGAGATCCCGTCCGACGCGATCGCCGAGGCCGACGCCGTGCTCATCGCGGCCGACACGTCGGTCCAGACCGACCGCTTCGACGGCAAGGTCGTCGTGAAGGGCTCGGTCAAGGACGGCGTCAACGACGCCGGCGGCCTGATCGACGAGGCGATCGAGCGCGTCGAGGGCGACGCCGACGCGGCGTCCGCCGAGGACGCCGGAGCGGCCGGCGACGAGGCCGACGCGGACGACGCCGCGGACGGGTCGGCTACGTCGGACGACGCCGCAGCGGCGTCGAGCGCCGACGAGCCGACCGCGGACGCCGGCTCCCGATCCGCCGACCGCTCGTCGGACGGCGGCCTGGTCGCCCGGCTGAAGAAGCTGTTCTCCTGA
- the ptsP gene encoding phosphoenolpyruvate--protein phosphotransferase yields the protein MSETLDGVGVTPLSGLGNARWYRPGEHPDPEDVTAADPETERERFDEARATAREELETERERTAERVGEEEAAVFDAHLQFLDDPQITDGVEDAIDDGAAAEAGVARSFDAAIEQFEGMEGMMAERADDMRDIRDRLLRILSGGERIDLAELPEGTVLLAERLTPSDTAQLDPERVAGFATMTGGRTSHAAIFARSLGIPAVVGVGDALAEIEEGADVAVDAENDAVIVDPDEETRERVATEREVDVRAERVETADGREVEVAANLGTSAELEGADAQGADGVGLYRTEFLFLDRESPPDEDEQVETYAEALDAFPEGRVVVRTLDVGGDKPVPYLDLPEEENPFLGNRGIRRSLGDDGDLFETQLRALLRAAAEGAGTLSVMFPLVATVEELDAALERVDEIASDLDEAGVDYAVPELGVMVETPAAALMADEFAARVDFLSIGTNDLAQYVMAAARENDAVAHLHDPRHPPVLRAIDRAVEAAHDNDAWIGMCGEMAGDPELTELLVGLGLDELSMSAVTIPDVKAQVEEIDTADARDVADRALAASTKGDVRRILDQES from the coding sequence ATGAGTGAGACGCTCGACGGCGTCGGCGTGACGCCGCTGTCGGGGCTCGGGAACGCGCGCTGGTACCGCCCCGGCGAGCACCCGGACCCGGAGGACGTGACTGCCGCCGACCCGGAGACCGAGCGCGAGCGGTTCGACGAGGCGCGCGCGACCGCCCGCGAGGAACTCGAGACCGAGCGCGAGCGCACCGCCGAGCGCGTCGGCGAGGAGGAGGCCGCCGTGTTCGACGCGCACCTGCAGTTCCTCGACGACCCCCAGATCACCGACGGCGTCGAGGACGCGATCGACGACGGCGCCGCCGCGGAGGCCGGCGTCGCCCGCTCGTTCGACGCCGCCATCGAGCAGTTCGAGGGGATGGAGGGGATGATGGCCGAGCGCGCCGACGACATGCGCGACATCCGCGACCGGCTCCTCCGGATCCTCTCGGGCGGCGAGCGCATCGACCTCGCCGAGCTCCCCGAGGGCACCGTGTTGCTGGCCGAGCGGCTCACGCCCAGCGACACGGCACAGCTCGACCCCGAACGGGTCGCCGGCTTCGCGACGATGACCGGCGGGCGCACCTCCCACGCCGCCATCTTCGCGCGGTCGCTGGGCATCCCGGCGGTCGTCGGCGTCGGCGACGCCCTCGCGGAGATCGAGGAGGGCGCCGACGTCGCCGTCGACGCCGAGAACGACGCCGTGATCGTCGATCCCGACGAGGAGACCCGCGAGCGCGTCGCGACCGAGCGCGAGGTCGACGTCAGGGCCGAGCGCGTCGAGACCGCCGACGGCCGCGAAGTCGAGGTCGCCGCGAACCTCGGCACCTCCGCCGAACTCGAGGGCGCCGACGCGCAGGGCGCCGACGGCGTCGGCCTCTACCGCACCGAGTTCCTCTTCCTCGATCGCGAGTCGCCGCCGGACGAGGACGAGCAGGTCGAGACGTACGCCGAGGCGCTCGACGCGTTCCCCGAGGGGCGGGTCGTCGTCCGCACGCTGGACGTGGGCGGCGACAAGCCCGTCCCGTACCTCGATCTGCCCGAAGAGGAGAACCCGTTCCTGGGCAACCGCGGCATCCGGCGGTCGCTGGGCGACGACGGCGACCTGTTCGAGACGCAACTGCGCGCGCTGCTTCGGGCCGCCGCCGAGGGCGCGGGGACGCTGTCGGTGATGTTCCCGCTCGTGGCGACCGTCGAGGAGCTCGACGCCGCGCTCGAACGGGTCGACGAGATCGCGAGCGATCTCGACGAGGCGGGCGTCGACTACGCGGTGCCCGAGCTCGGCGTCATGGTCGAGACGCCCGCGGCCGCGCTGATGGCCGACGAGTTCGCCGCGCGCGTGGATTTCCTCAGCATCGGGACGAACGACCTCGCCCAGTACGTGATGGCCGCCGCGCGCGAGAACGACGCCGTCGCGCACCTCCACGACCCGCGCCACCCGCCGGTGCTGCGGGCGATCGACCGGGCCGTCGAGGCCGCTCACGACAACGACGCTTGGATCGGGATGTGCGGCGAGATGGCCGGCGACCCGGAGCTGACGGAGTTGCTCGTCGGGCTCGGTCTCGACGAGCTGAGCATGAGCGCCGTGACGATCCCGGACGTGAAGGCGCAGGTAGAGGAAATAGACACTGCCGACGCCCGCGACGTCGCGGACCGGGCGCTCGCGGCAAGCACTAAAGGGGACGTACGCCGTATCCTAGATCAAGAATCATGA
- the ptsH1 gene encoding phosphocarrier protein HPr: MERTVTVVPEDGLHARPASKFVETANEYDSEITVAANGDEPVNAASMLAVTGLGVKSGEDVVLAADGPDEEAAIDALEDVLTTPEDEYE; encoded by the coding sequence ATCGAGCGCACCGTCACGGTCGTCCCGGAGGACGGTCTGCACGCCCGCCCGGCCTCGAAGTTCGTCGAGACGGCAAACGAGTACGACAGCGAGATCACCGTCGCCGCCAACGGCGACGAGCCGGTCAACGCCGCGAGCATGCTCGCTGTCACGGGACTGGGCGTCAAGTCCGGCGAGGACGTCGTGCTCGCGGCCGACGGTCCCGACGAGGAGGCGGCGATCGACGCGCTCGAAGACGTCCTCACGACGCCGGAAGACGAGTATGAGTGA
- a CDS encoding PTS sugar transporter subunit IIA produces MNSDSEHTPLTTDLIALEGAPADKRGVIEFLLDLAVDADRVSDREQALEDLLEREEEATTGVGMGIGIPHAKSAAVRSPTIAFTRVPDGIDFDAMDDEPATLIFMLLVPEEGGEEHLQMLSSLSRSLMHEETRDDLHEAESKERVQEIVLEAVEQ; encoded by the coding sequence ATGAACTCCGACTCGGAACACACCCCGCTGACGACAGATCTGATCGCTCTCGAAGGCGCGCCCGCCGACAAGCGCGGCGTCATCGAGTTCCTGCTCGACCTCGCGGTCGACGCCGACCGCGTCTCCGACCGCGAGCAGGCTCTCGAAGATCTCCTCGAACGTGAGGAGGAAGCGACGACCGGCGTCGGCATGGGGATCGGCATCCCCCACGCGAAAAGCGCGGCTGTCCGCTCGCCGACGATCGCGTTCACGCGCGTCCCCGACGGGATCGACTTCGACGCCATGGACGACGAGCCGGCGACGCTGATCTTCATGCTGCTGGTCCCCGAGGAGGGCGGCGAGGAGCACCTCCAGATGCTCAGCTCGCTCTCTCGCTCGCTGATGCACGAGGAGACGCGCGACGATCTCCACGAGGCCGAATCGAAAGAGCGCGTCCAGGAGATCGTGCTGGAGGCGGTCGAACAATGA
- a CDS encoding PTS fructose transporter subunit IIC produces the protein MATKDQAENRLRSHVTSVKEDLMTGVSFMIPFVTIGGIFTALAFLVAELPWTVGDTETVFQHPGSLGWFLGQVGGLGLTIMIPVLGGYIAYAIADKPGLAPGFILAYAIQQTTIIVQAGELVGISSEGASAGFLGAIVAGLLAGYVAKWMKGWNVPSSVQPMMPILVIPVFTTALLAPLVILVLGVPIALADTALTNTLEGMQGSNAVILGLILGAMMAFDMGGPVNKVAYVFGTVLVADGIYGPMAAVMIAGMTPPLGLALANFVAPHKFAPEMKENAIAAVPMGLSFITEGAIPYAAADPLRVIPSIMVGSAVAAGSAMGLGVGMPAPHGGIFVIFVAENIIGFLACIALGTLVTAGLVAMLKPDHEEATADEPEAGAAA, from the coding sequence ATGGCAACCAAAGACCAGGCAGAAAACAGGCTGCGCTCGCACGTCACTTCGGTGAAAGAAGACCTCATGACGGGGGTCTCCTTCATGATTCCGTTCGTCACGATCGGCGGGATCTTCACCGCGCTGGCGTTCCTCGTGGCGGAACTACCGTGGACGGTCGGCGACACGGAAACGGTCTTCCAGCACCCCGGATCGCTCGGATGGTTCCTGGGTCAGGTCGGCGGTCTCGGGCTGACGATCATGATTCCGGTCCTCGGGGGATACATCGCGTACGCAATCGCGGACAAACCCGGGCTCGCACCGGGGTTCATCCTCGCGTACGCGATCCAACAGACGACGATCATCGTCCAGGCGGGCGAGCTGGTCGGCATCTCCTCGGAGGGGGCCAGCGCCGGCTTCCTCGGCGCGATCGTGGCCGGTCTCCTCGCGGGCTACGTCGCCAAGTGGATGAAGGGATGGAACGTGCCGTCGTCGGTCCAGCCGATGATGCCGATCCTCGTGATCCCGGTGTTCACGACAGCGCTGCTCGCGCCGCTGGTCATCCTCGTGCTCGGCGTCCCGATCGCGCTGGCCGACACCGCGCTGACCAACACGCTCGAAGGCATGCAGGGCTCGAACGCCGTCATCCTCGGCCTGATCCTCGGCGCGATGATGGCCTTCGACATGGGCGGCCCCGTCAACAAGGTCGCGTACGTCTTCGGCACCGTGCTGGTCGCCGACGGCATCTACGGGCCGATGGCCGCCGTGATGATCGCCGGCATGACGCCGCCGCTGGGCCTCGCGCTGGCGAACTTCGTCGCGCCCCACAAGTTCGCTCCCGAGATGAAGGAAAACGCCATCGCGGCCGTGCCGATGGGACTTTCCTTCATCACCGAGGGCGCGATCCCCTACGCCGCCGCTGACCCGCTCCGTGTCATCCCGAGCATCATGGTCGGGAGCGCGGTCGCCGCCGGTTCCGCGATGGGCCTCGGCGTCGGGATGCCCGCGCCCCACGGCGGCATCTTCGTGATCTTCGTCGCCGAGAACATCATCGGCTTCCTCGCGTGCATCGCGCTGGGTACGCTCGTGACCGCCGGCCTGGTCGCGATGCTCAAGCCCGACCACGAAGAAGCGACCGCCGACGAACCGGAGGCCGGCGCCGCGGCCTGA
- the glpR gene encoding HTH-type transcriptional regulator GlpR: protein MLPEARQRKIVELVSERDGCSVEELSEKMDCSKATIRRDLNELADRQLIERSHGGAVPATSVGQEQTYRQKEVQNLDGKVAIAERAVEEVHDNQVVFFDAGSTTMQVAKQLPANDTVLAVTNSPLQAMELDDDGTEVKLTGGSLRRPTRALVGPSAERFMERMTFDVLFLGTNAIAADGGLMTPNEDEARIKELMIEKSHRVVLVADGSKIGEQSFISFADIADIDVFVTDADVPSDLAEQFETDDVTLAEVR, encoded by the coding sequence ATGCTACCGGAAGCACGCCAGCGAAAGATCGTCGAACTCGTCTCCGAGCGGGACGGCTGTTCGGTCGAGGAACTCTCCGAGAAGATGGACTGCTCGAAGGCGACGATCCGCCGGGATCTGAACGAGCTCGCGGATCGCCAGCTGATCGAGCGCTCACACGGCGGCGCCGTCCCCGCGACGTCGGTCGGCCAGGAGCAGACGTACCGCCAGAAGGAGGTTCAAAATCTCGACGGCAAGGTCGCGATCGCCGAGCGGGCGGTCGAGGAGGTCCACGACAACCAGGTCGTGTTCTTCGACGCCGGCTCGACGACGATGCAGGTCGCAAAGCAACTGCCCGCCAACGACACCGTGCTGGCGGTCACGAACTCCCCGCTGCAGGCGATGGAACTCGACGACGACGGCACCGAGGTCAAACTCACCGGCGGGTCGCTGCGCCGCCCGACCCGGGCGCTCGTGGGGCCGAGCGCCGAGCGGTTCATGGAGCGGATGACGTTCGACGTGCTATTTCTGGGAACGAACGCCATCGCCGCCGACGGCGGGCTGATGACGCCCAACGAGGACGAGGCGCGGATCAAGGAGCTGATGATCGAGAAGTCCCACCGGGTCGTGCTGGTCGCCGACGGGTCGAAGATCGGCGAGCAGAGCTTCATCAGCTTCGCCGACATCGCCGACATCGACGTGTTCGTCACCGACGCCGACGTGCCGAGTGACCTCGCCGAACAGTTCGAGACCGACGACGTCACGCTCGCGGAGGTACGATGA
- the pfkB gene encoding 1-phosphofructokinase — protein sequence MIVTVTFNPAVDHTIQVDAMPAPGAVARTDRAQFDAGGKGINVSQYLTGLGADTVATGLVGDFLGEYIRSELDDAEIPADLVEIDGKTRLNTTILSDDGEFKINHDGPTVGAAVVDDAIDAIERHDPEMCLVAGSLPPGLGPGAIDRIARAGEWDAVVDVGGATLQELDADYALCKPNWEELAAAVDRPVETVEDCLLAADALRERGFERVVASLGADGALLASPDALVHAAALDVEVADTVGAGDAMLAGVLSELVDEGDERAALRRGVAVASRVVANTGTTVPSFAELDAAADRVELTDYSSLRE from the coding sequence ATGATCGTCACCGTGACGTTCAACCCGGCGGTCGACCACACCATCCAGGTCGACGCCATGCCGGCGCCGGGCGCCGTCGCGCGCACCGACCGGGCGCAGTTCGACGCCGGCGGCAAGGGGATCAACGTCTCGCAGTACCTGACCGGGCTGGGCGCCGACACCGTCGCGACGGGGCTGGTCGGGGACTTCCTCGGCGAGTACATCCGGAGCGAGCTCGACGACGCGGAAATCCCGGCCGATCTCGTCGAGATCGACGGCAAAACCAGACTTAACACGACGATCCTCTCCGACGACGGCGAGTTCAAGATCAACCACGACGGGCCGACCGTCGGCGCCGCGGTCGTCGACGACGCGATCGACGCGATCGAGCGCCACGACCCCGAAATGTGTCTGGTCGCCGGGAGCCTCCCGCCGGGGCTCGGACCCGGAGCCATCGATCGGATCGCCCGCGCGGGCGAGTGGGACGCCGTCGTCGACGTCGGCGGCGCGACGCTCCAGGAACTCGACGCCGACTACGCGCTGTGCAAGCCCAACTGGGAGGAACTCGCCGCCGCCGTCGACCGGCCGGTCGAGACAGTCGAGGACTGTCTCCTCGCCGCGGACGCGCTCCGCGAACGGGGATTCGAGCGCGTCGTCGCCTCGCTGGGCGCCGACGGCGCCCTGCTGGCGAGCCCCGACGCACTTGTTCACGCCGCCGCGTTAGACGTCGAGGTCGCCGACACGGTCGGCGCCGGCGACGCGATGCTGGCGGGCGTGCTCTCGGAACTCGTCGACGAGGGAGACGAGCGGGCGGCGCTGCGCCGCGGCGTCGCCGTCGCCTCGCGAGTCGTCGCGAACACCGGGACGACGGTCCCCTCGTTCGCGGAGCTGGACGCCGCGGCCGACCGCGTCGAACTCACCGACTACTCCTCGCTGCGCGAGTGA
- a CDS encoding class 1 fructose-bisphosphatase, with amino-acid sequence MSGVVDEVVDAVVEVAPELRAALGDHRGAKSGTNPSGDEQSLADRKLDELLYEVLAPIDGVGAFASEEREEIADVGGGLAVATDPLDGSSNLASNTTVGTILAVYDGELPATGDDLIAGMVLVFGPTTTLTVAVDGEATEYVLSDGEIVDSTPVSLAEENAIWGFAGGPDTWFDPVAEFADDLYHRTKLRYTGAMVADVQHLLAKGGIVGYPAQRSRPDGVLRLQYESNPVAYVVESAGGAASTGHERILDVEPEGLHQRLPTFFGSPEMIDELEERLGG; translated from the coding sequence ATGAGCGGCGTCGTCGACGAGGTCGTCGACGCGGTGGTCGAGGTCGCGCCCGAACTGCGGGCGGCCCTGGGCGACCACCGAGGGGCGAAAAGCGGGACGAACCCCAGCGGCGACGAGCAGTCGCTCGCCGACCGCAAACTCGACGAACTGCTCTACGAGGTGCTGGCGCCGATCGACGGCGTCGGCGCGTTCGCCAGCGAGGAGCGCGAGGAAATCGCGGACGTCGGCGGCGGGCTCGCCGTCGCGACCGACCCGCTCGACGGCTCCTCGAACCTGGCGTCGAACACGACCGTCGGAACGATCCTGGCGGTGTACGACGGCGAGCTCCCCGCGACGGGCGACGACCTGATCGCGGGGATGGTACTGGTGTTCGGCCCGACGACGACGCTGACCGTCGCGGTCGACGGCGAGGCGACCGAGTACGTCCTTTCGGACGGCGAGATCGTCGACTCGACGCCGGTCTCGCTGGCCGAGGAAAACGCCATCTGGGGGTTCGCGGGCGGGCCCGACACGTGGTTCGACCCCGTCGCCGAGTTCGCCGACGATCTGTACCACCGCACGAAGCTCCGGTACACCGGCGCGATGGTCGCCGACGTCCAGCACCTGCTCGCGAAGGGCGGCATCGTCGGCTATCCGGCCCAGCGCTCGCGGCCCGACGGCGTGCTCCGGCTGCAGTACGAGTCGAACCCGGTGGCCTACGTCGTCGAATCGGCCGGCGGGGCGGCCTCGACCGGCCACGAGCGTATCCTCGACGTCGAACCCGAGGGGCTCCACCAGCGGCTCCCGACCTTCTTCGGGTCGCCCGAGATGATCGATGAGCTGGAGGAGCGGCTCGGCGGGTGA
- a CDS encoding DUF1328 family protein, translated as MSLSVAAQALPVQLTGEFLQWAILFFVLAIIAAAVGARGVAGVSMDIARVFVLIFLVLAIISLLL; from the coding sequence GTGAGCCTCTCCGTCGCCGCGCAGGCGCTCCCGGTTCAGCTCACGGGAGAGTTCCTGCAGTGGGCGATCCTGTTTTTCGTGCTGGCGATCATCGCGGCGGCCGTCGGCGCCCGGGGCGTCGCCGGCGTCTCGATGGACATCGCCCGCGTGTTCGTGCTGATCTTCCTCGTGTTGGCGATCATCTCGCTGCTGTTGTAG